TGCCGACAGAGCGGGCGAACCACGCAGAATTTCCATCATCAAAGATCTCTCGTCTTCGAAGCGCCGGGCGACGCTTCTTTGGGCGCAACAGGGAAAGCGGGCGCTATTATAGAGAATCCGCGGCCCCAACGAAACCGTTTGCGCACAATTTCTCGGATACAGGAATTGGCTTAAAATTGCGCAAAAACTGCTGAATAAGTTGCAGCGCTGCACTTTGTTGCGCAAAATGCCCCACGCTCTGGGAAATCGACCATAACTAATACTGCCGAAAGAGACAGAGGCCTGCGGGCAACCAAGAGATAACTATTTGAAACGCCTAAAAATTAATTATCTGCTGATCGGGCTGATCACCGTGCTGCTTGCGCTGGCGCTGTGGCCATCGATCCCCTGGTACGGGGGTTCGCAAGATCGAATCGCACAGATAAAATCGCGCGGCGTACTACGTATCAGCACCATTAATTCCCCGCTAACGTATTACACCATCAATAAATCACCGGCCGGTATGGACTACGAGCTGGCAAAACGTTTCGCCGGTTATCTGGGCGTTCGCCTGGAAGTGACCGTGCGTCAGAACCTCAGCGACCTGTTTGACGACCTTGACGATGACAAGGCCGATATTCTGGCCGCCGGTCTTAACTACAACAGTGAAAGACTGGCACGGTTTCGCACCGGCCCGACCTACTATTCCGTTTCCCAGCAGCTGGTCTATCGTATCGGTAAGCCGCGCCCCAAAAATCTTGGCGATCTGAAAGGTCGTCTGACAGTGGCTTCCGGCTCCGCTTATCTGTCAACGTTGCGCAACGCCAGACAGAATCAGTATCCGGATCTCGACTGGGCCATCTCAACCGATCAGGGGCCGAAAGCCCTGCTGGAAGCGGTAGCGGACGGTAAACTTGAATATACCGTCGGTGATTCGGTAACCATCGGCCTGCTGCAACGTATTCATCCGCAGCTGGCGGTGGCCTTTGATATTACCGATGAAGAGCCGGTAACCTGGTATATGCAGCGTGACGAGGATGACACCCTTGATGCGGCGATGCTCGATTTCTTCAGTCAGATGAGTGAAGAAGGCAGCATGGCGCGCCTTGAAGAGAAGTACCTCGGCCACGTCGGCACCTTTGATTACGTGGATACCCGCACCTTCCTGCGCGCCATCGACGGCATCCTGCCCGATATCAAGCCGCTGTTTGAACGCTATGCCAGCAATATTGACTGGCGTCTGCTGGCGGCGATCTCCTATCAGGAGTCGCACTGGAATCCGCAGGCGACCTCTCCTACCGGGGTGCGCGGTCTGATGATGCTGACGCGCAACACGGCTGACAGCCTGAATGTCGATGACCGGCTGGATCCGGAGCAGAGCATTCGCGGTGGCAGCGAATATTTACAGCGCATGATGGAGAAAGTGCCTGCGACCATCCCGGAGGATGAGCGCATCTGGTTTGCGCTGGCGGCGTATAATATGGGTTATGCCCATATGCTGGATGCGCGCAAGTTGACCGAGAAGCAGAAAGGCAATCCGGACAGCTGGGCTGACGTGAAAGTGCGCCTGCCGATGCTGAGCCAGAAACGCTACTACAGCCAGACCACTTACGGCTATGCGCGCGGCCATGAGGCATACTCCTATGTGGAGAATATCCGTAAGTATCAGATCAGCCTGGTGGGGTATCTGCAGGATCAGGAGAGGAAGCTGGCCCAGCAGGCGGCGATGGAAGCCGAACTGGGTAAAGGTTATCCGACGGTGGAACCGGTGATTGCGCTTAACTGAAGATAACGGTGGCGCAGGCCGCCGTTACTGATTGAGTGCTTTACGCAGCGCCTTTTTCTGTTCGCGGCGCATACGGAAAAAATCACTGAGCATGCCTGCACACTCTTGCGCCAGCACCCCTTCGCTTATCAGTACCTGATGATTCATCCCCGGATGGCCAAGCACATCCAGCAACGAACCTGCGGCGCCGGTTTTCTCATCCCGCGCGCCAAATACCACGCGTCCGATACGGCTGTGCACCATCGCGCCTGCGCACATCACGCAGGGTTCGAGAGTCACGTAGAGCGTGGTATCGATCAGCCGATAGTTTTCCAGCACCTGCCCGCCCTGACGCAGCGCCATAATTTCGGCGTGAGCAGTCGGATCATGATGACCTATCGGCCGGTTCCACCCTTCGCCGACTATCCGGTCGCCCAGCACCAGTACTGCACCCACCGGAACTTCACCCTCATCCCAGGCGCGCTGCGCAAGGTTCAAGGCGTGACGCATCCAGAATTCATCGTTGTTGTTGCTCACCTGAGTCTCCAGTGGGGAAAAGCCGGGCATTATACCTAAAATGCTGAGGAGACTAAGTGAAACCTGTTACAGAGGGCGGCAACGCATACCGCCCGGCGATCACTCCAGCTGTTGCAACTGTCCGGTCGGCGTGACGCGCCAGCGGTGCTGGCAGAAGAACAGCAGTGGGTTATCCTGTTTGCTGTCGCTGTAACCGCTATACAGCTGCAACGGCGTGCCAATCTGGTCTTCCAGTCGCGCTACTTTTTCATGGCCTAAACAGCGCATCGCCAGTACCCGGCCGCCATAACCCCGCGCCATCTGACTGGCGATCAATTTTACCTGCGGCAGAAATGGCGAATCATGGTAGACCTGCTCCACCAGCGACTGCGGCGAGCCGGTAATCAGCCAGACATCGGCATCTTCGCTGCTCAGATAGTCGGTCAGACGCTTTACCACCACCGGGAATGCGGTCACACGCGGGCGAAACCACTGTGCAAAAGCCCGCTCACGCTGCAACAAACGCTCCTCACTATGACCAAAGGTGATTGCCCACAGCAACAGGCTCATCGGCCAGCGTGCGGCACGGCCTTTAATCAGCAGCGCCAGGCCAATCACCGGCAACAGAGGCGTCACCAGCAGCAGATTAAGCGGCTGCCGCCACAGCAGATAGCGCATAAATGTGCCAAACATATCCTGCTGGTGCAGCGTGCCATCTAAATCGAAAAATACTACGCGCCTTGGTGATCCCTTAATCAAACAATACTCCTCAGGGTAATAATACCAATTAGTCGGGCAACTGCTGTCGCCACTCTCAGAGCTACCATAACAAGTGTAGACAGAAGCGGTAAACTCAACCCGTGCTTTAGCGCATCGATCGATTTTCTCACGAGTTACTCCTTTTACCTGTTTTAATCATGGATCGCGCGGCGCGGCACGGTAGACTAAGTTATTCATATTCAGGACATCAGTTCGACGCAGGCAGGGAATTTCATGCTATCGCGTTAATCAGGGGAAAAAAGAATGAGTTCACTGCTGCGTATTCGCCAGCTCTATCCGCGGCTGGCGTTAAATGAGCGCCGGCTGGCGGATTACCTGCTGTCGCAGCCGGATCGCGCTCGTCACCTCAGCTCGCAAAAGCTGGCGGAAGAGTCCGGCGTCAGTCAGTCCAGCGTGGTTAAATTCGCGCAGAAGCTGGGTTATAAAGGCTTCCCGGCATTGAAACTGGCGCTCAGTGAATCACTCTCTGATAAAGATGCGATCACCGTTCATAACCAGATTTTAAGTGATGACCCGCTGAAAGTAGTCGGCGAAAAACTGTTTGCCGAAAAACAGTCGGCGATCCGCGCGACGCTGGATATCAACAGTGAAGAGAAGCTGATGGAGACATTGCGGCTGCTGAAGTCCGCCCATCGCATTGTGCTGGTCGGTATCGGCGCCTCGGGGCTGGTGGCGAAAGACTTCTCCTGGAAGCTGATGAAAATTGGCATCAGTGCGGTGGCGGAGCAGGATATGCATGCGCTGCTGGCCAGCGTGCAGGCGATGAAAGCTGGCGACCTGCTGCTGGCGATCTCGTATAGTGGTGAGCGCCGTGAGATCAATCTTGCCGCGCAAGAGGCGCGCCTGGCCGGAGCCGATGTGCTGGCATTTACCGGTTTTACGCCTAATACCCTGCAACAGTGCGCCAGCTTCTGCCTGTATACCGTGGCCGAAGAGCAAACCACCCGTAGCGCCGCGATTTCATCCACCACCGCCCAGCTGGCGCTAACCGATCTGTTGTTTATGGCGTTGATCCAGAACGATCCGCAGCGCGCCTCCAGCCATATTCGTCATAGCGAAGCACTGGTGAAAAAGCTGGTGTAAGGGCCTGTCCCATTCAGCTGCGTTAAGCTCCCCTTATGACGGTGATCATTGGGGACATTTTCTTTTTATGTTATTGTCCGCGACATAAAAAACTGCCTGGCAGATGCCAGTTATGGTCTGCAACAGAACTCAACCTGCTGATTTATATTAAATTTAAGTATAAGAAACTGAAATGGCTTTACTGATAACCAAGCGCTGTATCAACTGCGATATGTGTGAGATTGCGTATTTATATGCTATAAATCAATAAATTATGGTTGTGCGTTACGGTTTGCGTTGCCTTTGTAAATGTTGCGTAGCTACCCTACTTGCTAAACAGTAACGCAAAACTGCCTTAATCAATTTCTGCCCTTCTATAATTTCATGGCACTTTGCTGGCCAGCAACTCTAGGATCTGCCTGAACGTTACAGTTTCCCTCCTTTATATAGCCATCGCTTAATCCCAAACGACATACCCTTGTTTTCACTACGGCCATGCGCGACACTCACATAAGAATCTATAAACAAAGGAGTGGACTATGGATATTGCGCTGCCAGGAAGTTACAGGAACAAGGCCTGGGCTGAAACGATGGTAAATCTGGAGGCCAGAAAACTGATCTCTGAAGCGAACAGAGCGGCTTCGTTTCACCTTTCCGACGGAATGACACGGATAAAATTCATCGAAGAGATTAAGGCCGTCGTCGAACAGCAGTTTGCCGCCGCACGCCGTGCGAAATCGGATGAAGAGTGCATGGCGTGCATCAAAACCCTGAAGGCAGAAACGGAGAACCTTCAGGAGCAGAGCAGGATGCTGCGGATGAAAACCGCCGAGCTTTACGCAAAAGTAGAGTTTGTGCGTGAGAATAACAAAATCGTCGGGTACGTCATATCAGCTGTGCATATTGTTATTTCGGGGATCGCCGTTGTTGGCGGGGCAATGATGATTACATCTATGACGCCGATTGGTGTACTTGCTGGCGCTATTCTGGTTGCTGATGGGGCAAACGGAATAACAAAAGAAGTGAGTTATCTGCGGCACGGTAAGCAATCTCAGTCTGAAGGGGCGGTTGCAGACACGGCAATTGAACTTGCGCAGTATATGGGCTTCAGTGCTAACGCCGGACTCGCTTTTTATAACAGTGTCACTCTGGGTGCCAGTGTGTACAGCATCTTCGGCCTGGCCAGAAAACCCGGCGCATGGCGGTTATTCCGCTGGGTACCACGAGACTACTACCGCAAGGTCAATACGATGAGCCGCCCCAAACTGACAATGAAAATTGTGGGTTATGGCATAAAGGCTAAAGTGATTTTTGACCTGCTTTCCATCGATGAACAGCCCCGTTAATTGCGGTTAGCCCTCCAGTACCGCCAGGATTTGTAAGAGAGGACTGGCGGTTGTATGAAAATTACGATGAGCATCGTAATCAGAAGTCCCACGCCTGCGGATATAATCCTGTCAACATTCCCGGATAGAACGACCCAGATAAACACGGCTAAACAGCCGAAAAATATCCATATAACAACCCGGAAGCGGTTGGCCAGATCCTGAATTGCCTCTCCAAGCGTTCCGCCGTAACTGTCAACGTTGTTTCTTATTTTTTGCAGGTCGGAATGGGTAAACCCCGCCTGTGCTAGCTTCTCATCACTGATTTTCATACGGCTCCCTCTCTGTTGAACAATAGCATACCTAATGTTTATACGGCGGGTATACCCAAACAGAGACAAAAGTGCGGCATCGCTTCATTACTTTGGCATTCTGCCCACGCGTAAGCACAGGTGCGGGGTCACTCCATCTCGACCTGCTGACCGTTAACAAGCAGCCCTGTTAATTTCGATTAGCTCTCCAGTACCGCCAGGATTTATAAGAGAGAACTGGCGGTTGTATGAAAATGACGATCAGCATCGTGATAACAAGACTAATGCCTCCAGCTATCATCCGTTCAACATCCCCGGAGAAAACAAGCCAGGCAAATACGGCTGAGCAGAAACAAGAAATCCATATAAGTATCCTGAAACGGTTAGCCAGATCCTGAATTGCCTCGCCAAAAGTGCCACCGTAGCTGTCGACGTTATTTTTTATTTTTTGCAGGTCAGAACGGGTAAACCCAGCCTGTGCCAATTTCTCATCACTGATTATCATGCGGCTCCCTCCCTAAGTAGCGATAGCATACCTAATGTTTACCGGATAGGTATGCCCAAATAGAGGCAAAAGTGCGGCATCTCTTCACTACTTTGGCACTCTGCCCACACGCAAGGCCGGGAAGCACCTCACAGCCCACCAGATAGAAAAGTGACAATCGATTAAAGGTTAATTTTTAACCAATACTAATATACCCAAAGTCAATGGCGCCTTCGGAAAAAGGTAACTTAGGTAATACACCAAAGAATATTCATATAACACATTGAATAATATAAATTATTTAGAAATATCAATTAGTAACTTTCGGGTAATCAAAGAGTAACCAGGTTACCTTTTATAACGGTAATTTCTAATATTTATAACTATCTGTTTTATATGAAAAAGACAAAAAAATTACTTTTTGATTACTGTGGATTACCTTTTAAAGGTAACAAGATTTATGCTTAATAAACAATAAATTAAACTTAAAAATCATACTCTATTACTAAGGTTACCTTTTTCCGATGCGCGATCCAAAAATGTATAGCAAAGCGCCCTCTTATCCTCCGCCTGCCGATTGTGCATACCCTGGCTGCACCAATCTGCATGACGATAAACACCGCCACCTTTTGGCTGATATGCCAGGCCTGAGGGGGCTTCCCCTTTAATGCTGCATTGCAGAAAAAACGTTACTTTTACTGAGCAGACTTTTGCAGCCGTAACACAGATTCTCATGTGTGAGCTTGTGTACGGAGGCTTACATTCCTCCCATCGTTCTGATGCTGCCTTATGACTGTGATCATTGGGGGCATTTTCTTTTTGTGTTATCGTTCGCGACATAGAAACTTCCT
This is a stretch of genomic DNA from Winslowiella toletana. It encodes these proteins:
- the tadA gene encoding tRNA adenosine(34) deaminase TadA codes for the protein MPGFSPLETQVSNNNDEFWMRHALNLAQRAWDEGEVPVGAVLVLGDRIVGEGWNRPIGHHDPTAHAEIMALRQGGQVLENYRLIDTTLYVTLEPCVMCAGAMVHSRIGRVVFGARDEKTGAAGSLLDVLGHPGMNHQVLISEGVLAQECAGMLSDFFRMRREQKKALRKALNQ
- a CDS encoding DUF4225 domain-containing protein, coding for MDIALPGSYRNKAWAETMVNLEARKLISEANRAASFHLSDGMTRIKFIEEIKAVVEQQFAAARRAKSDEECMACIKTLKAETENLQEQSRMLRMKTAELYAKVEFVRENNKIVGYVISAVHIVISGIAVVGGAMMITSMTPIGVLAGAILVADGANGITKEVSYLRHGKQSQSEGAVADTAIELAQYMGFSANAGLAFYNSVTLGASVYSIFGLARKPGAWRLFRWVPRDYYRKVNTMSRPKLTMKIVGYGIKAKVIFDLLSIDEQPR
- the yfhb gene encoding phosphatidylglycerophosphatase C, which codes for MIKGSPRRVVFFDLDGTLHQQDMFGTFMRYLLWRQPLNLLLVTPLLPVIGLALLIKGRAARWPMSLLLWAITFGHSEERLLQRERAFAQWFRPRVTAFPVVVKRLTDYLSSEDADVWLITGSPQSLVEQVYHDSPFLPQVKLIASQMARGYGGRVLAMRCLGHEKVARLEDQIGTPLQLYSGYSDSKQDNPLLFFCQHRWRVTPTGQLQQLE
- the mltF gene encoding membrane-bound lytic murein transglycosylase MltF, whose amino-acid sequence is MKRLKINYLLIGLITVLLALALWPSIPWYGGSQDRIAQIKSRGVLRISTINSPLTYYTINKSPAGMDYELAKRFAGYLGVRLEVTVRQNLSDLFDDLDDDKADILAAGLNYNSERLARFRTGPTYYSVSQQLVYRIGKPRPKNLGDLKGRLTVASGSAYLSTLRNARQNQYPDLDWAISTDQGPKALLEAVADGKLEYTVGDSVTIGLLQRIHPQLAVAFDITDEEPVTWYMQRDEDDTLDAAMLDFFSQMSEEGSMARLEEKYLGHVGTFDYVDTRTFLRAIDGILPDIKPLFERYASNIDWRLLAAISYQESHWNPQATSPTGVRGLMMLTRNTADSLNVDDRLDPEQSIRGGSEYLQRMMEKVPATIPEDERIWFALAAYNMGYAHMLDARKLTEKQKGNPDSWADVKVRLPMLSQKRYYSQTTYGYARGHEAYSYVENIRKYQISLVGYLQDQERKLAQQAAMEAELGKGYPTVEPVIALN
- a CDS encoding MurR/RpiR family transcriptional regulator; this translates as MSSLLRIRQLYPRLALNERRLADYLLSQPDRARHLSSQKLAEESGVSQSSVVKFAQKLGYKGFPALKLALSESLSDKDAITVHNQILSDDPLKVVGEKLFAEKQSAIRATLDINSEEKLMETLRLLKSAHRIVLVGIGASGLVAKDFSWKLMKIGISAVAEQDMHALLASVQAMKAGDLLLAISYSGERREINLAAQEARLAGADVLAFTGFTPNTLQQCASFCLYTVAEEQTTRSAAISSTTAQLALTDLLFMALIQNDPQRASSHIRHSEALVKKLV